In the genome of Planctomycetota bacterium, the window AGCGGGCGATCCGCGGAAGATCAAAGTAGTGGAATCGAGGGTTCCCGGGATCGAGCCCGTTCTCGCGCACGAAGCGCTCGATGTCCGGGCGGTTGTTTTCCCGCGTGACGGCTTCCACCCGATGGCGCCGGGCGGCCTGCAGGATGAAGTTCCAGCCCATTCCCGACTCGGACCCCCGGTAGGGATTCACGTCATACGCGCTGACCAAGATGCGCCGCATGAGTCCTCCGGTGTTTGAGGATCCGCGCCGGCACGCCCCCAAGGACCACGTTCGCGGGAAACTTCCCCCGCACGACCGCTCCCGCGGCGATCACGCAATTGTCGCCGACCTCGGCCCCGTCGAGGAGGGTGACTTTCGCCCCGATCCAGCAGTTCGCTCCGACCCGGATGCCCCGGCGGGTGACCCCCTGCTCGCGGATGAGGGCGCCGGGATCGTCGAAAACGTGGTTCTCCGGATGCGCGCTCAAGTAGGGGCCGGCGATCGTATCGGGTCCGATGACCAGCCCCCCCGCCCCGCCCAGGTGGGCGAACTCTCCGATGCCCACGCGGTCCCCGATCTCGATCCCGCGGCCGGGATCGCCGAACGTGGTGGAGACGACCAGGCGGCTGTAGGCCCCGATCGAAACGTGATCGCCCAGCGTTACTCCTTCCCGGCCGAGCGCGCTCACGTACACGCCGTCGCCGAGGCG includes:
- a CDS encoding acyltransferase; amino-acid sequence: MGVLIRRSVEALVRRFRRPDFIIDPSVGAGAVLSLAFELALSFLRGLRVLFAGKIPRLLLLGRGVRFFNLAGVRFGKGVRLGDGVYVSALGREGVTLGDHVSIGAYSRLVVSTTFGDPGRGIEIGDRVGIGEFAHLGGAGGLVIGPDTIAGPYLSAHPENHVFDDPGALIREQGVTRRGIRVGANCWIGAKVTLLDGAEVGDNCVIAAGAVVRGKFPANVVLGGVPARILKHRRTHAAHLGQRV